The Bacillus sp. Y1 genome includes the window CTCAAACTCATCTACAACCGTATCTATGGCAAGATCTACGTGTTCTTCACAGCAGTAAATCATGTTATTTCCCTCCTTCAAAATTCTCCAAACTTCAACAAAATCCTATGTGGATATCTTATATGTAGTTTGTCCAAAACTTATCCACATTCCTATCCCATCCTACCAAAACTATCGGTAAATTTCTATCCACAAAAAAGAAATGCAGACATTACGTCTGCATTCCTCACACAACTATAATGTATTTCCACCCAGCTTCATCGTTGTTTCTTGTAGCTTTCCAGCACGATAGAATTTAATGTTCAGCTGATCTCCGACTTTCTTTTTATTATATAGATGCTTTCTTAAATCAATTACATCTTTAATTAGATCGCCGTCCATTTCAACAATCACATCCAAATCTTCTAATCCTGCTTGTTCTGCAGGTGAGTTTGGATCTACTGTCATAATCACCACTCCAGATGTTACATCTTCCGGAAGTTTCAGTGTTTCTTTCTGATGATAGGCTGATACTTCATTTACTGATTGAAGTTGGATTCCCATGTAAGGTCGTTTTACCTCACCAAACTCCTCTAAATCACTAATAATTGGCTCAGCGGACTTTATTGGAATAGAGAGTCCGATTCCCTCTACGGAGCTCTGGGCAATCTTCATAGAGTTAATGCCAATCACTTGCCCACTGATATTAATTAATGCTCCTCCACTATTACCCGGGTTAATTGCGGCATCCGTTTGGAGGACTTCAGCCTGCCAATCAATCGCACCATCTTGGTTAATATCAACAGGAATCGCACGCTCTAAACCTGATACAATCCCTTGTGTAACAGAGCCAGAAAACGTTGCCCCAAGTGGATTTCCAATGGCGATAACGGGCTCACCAATTTTTAAAGCATCAGAATCACCAAACTCAGCAACGGTTTCAATTTTGCTTCCATCAACCTCAAGAACAGCCAAATCAGTCCAAACATCACTGCCTCTTAGCTTCGCTTCAAGCTTTGTTCCATCAGACAATGTAACCTCAAGTGAGTTTGCCCCTTCGATTACGTGATGGTTTGTTACAACATATGCTTTTCCATCCGCTTTTTTATAAATGACACCTGATCCTGATCCTGCTTCCTGACTAGATGTTTCTGACCAAAAACTTGTCGTTTGAAGATTCGTAATTCCAACTACCGCATCTCCTGCTTTTTCTACTGCCTTTGTTATATCTGTTACTACGTTTAAGCTAACATTTTCTGTCCTAACAGCGTCGTTGTTTGTCGTTCCGTCTTCTACATCTGAATCGGTTTCTGTTGAATATGGAAGAACATCAAACCCAATTCGAGGCAAAGCTACCACAATAAGAAAAACACCTAAAATAGCTCCCACTAGGCTTGCTAAAAAGTATCCTCCTCGATTTCCCTTTTGTTTTCTGTACCGTGTTTCGTAGTCTTGATCATAATAACCCACGATTCACCAATCCTTTCAAACAATCATTATCTATGTAGTTTTTATCCCTATATATAATATAATCCCTTCTTGCTTAAGAATAAACCAAAAAGGTGACCCGAAAGTCGGAATCACCTTGTTTATACCGCAGTTAACACAGTTGGAACTTTAGGATCGGTATCGTATAAATCAAATTGCTCTCCAATGATGATGCCCTTGCTTTGAAGTGTTTGCTCGACAGCCATTTTAGCTAAATCTTTCATATTGTTGTCTTGACTTAAATGAGCTAAGTAAATACGTTTTGTGTTATCACCAGCTACTTCACTCATCGCAATGGCTGCATCTTCATTCGATACATGTCCAACGTCACTCAAAATTCGGCGCTTAATGCTCCATGGATACTTTCCCATGCGAAGCATTTGAACATCATGGTTGCTCTCAAAAACATACACATCTGCGTTCTGAATGATTCCCTTCATACGATCACTAACATAACCTGTATCTGTAATTAGAACGAGCTTCTTTCCATTATGGTGAAACACATAAAACATGGGCTCTGCCGCATCATGGGACACGCCAAATGATTCAATATCTACCCCACCAAAGCTTTTGACTGTTTCCATGTCAAACGTGAATTTCTGCTCTACAGGAATTTCCCCAACTAAATGATTCATTGCAGCCCAAGTTTTTGCGTTAGCATAAACAGGAAGCTTGTACTTTCTAGCTAATATTCCGACTCCTTTGATATGGTCACTATGCTCATGGGTTACAAAAAGTCCAGACAGCTTACTAATGTCCCGATCAATTTTTTGAAAAAGGGCTTCCATTTGCTTCCCACTATGTCCTGCGTCTACTAGAAAGGACTGACCTTCCGATTCTACATAAATCGCATTCCCTGTACTCCCACTCGCTAGGATACTAAAATGCAATGACATACTATTCACTCCAATTATTTTCTTCGTCCTTTAGTTGAATGACTTGTCCTTCAAAGGCATTCACAAATAAATTCTCCCCTCCGTATAACACAAAGCGCCACGCAGGTGTTAATACCTGTGATGAAGTTAAACGAACAAGTGTGTAATAGCCAAACTCGACTCTCTCTATCTTTGTTCCATATGGTAAATAGCCATTTTCATAAAGTGTTTCTATCGCCTTGATGGGCTGAATAATTCTTTCATCTTCCGACAGCTCCTCGATTTTACCGAGGAATGTTTGTTTGTAGGAAACTACTTCATTATCGCTATTTACTTTGAACGTGATTTGACCGCTTGGATTTTTATAAAATAGCTTTTCTTGGTACTGCTGATAATAAGTAATACTATTTTCACTATCATCTCTACCCCAATAACGATACTGGTCACCATTTATGACTGATCCTTTTAAAAATGTATCTAATTCAGGTGGTTGACCTTTGCTGCTCACTTTTAACGGTATGTCCAGTTCTGATTCAATGGACTGGTTGCTTCTTATCGTAATGGTTTGACCGCTGAGCGTCGTATCTATAAGCATTTCAACCTCTTCCTCTGTAAACACTTTCGGTACCGTACTTAAGTACTTGTCCTTTTCAAGGTTTTTTGGAAGATCATTGTATGTGATTTCATCCGCCTTTAATCGGTTTTCTAAAGAAGGATTGGTCGCATATTCATATTTGGTTGCGGTACGAATCTTTAAGAACTCATTCATAAGATAGATATTTAAAACGAAAAAGGAAAGGATAAAGATGGTTTTAATTCTACTCCAATCCATGCTTTATCCCCCCATTCTCGCTGCTGGGTACCATTTTCCACTCATCGTTATACTTATAGTACCAAGCTGGTTCTAAATAAATTAGTGAATTCTGGGTAATTTCGGTTTCGGTAACCTTAGACATGTGATAGCCAATCGTAAGATCCTGAAGAAAATCAAGGTCAACATCTTCTACTTTTTTCAACTCCTCTAGTACACTGATACCAGAGGGAAGCGTAATTTCAGTTGCTTCCAATCTTCTTCCTAACATGAAATTACTTCGAAAATACTTATTAATTCCACTAGCATTCCACATTTGTAAAATTTCCGATATTCCATTGTCGCCAAAGATGGGGTAACCATTTAAATCGTATAATCGGAATAATATGACCTGTTCTGACTCATCCATTCCTACATATCGATAATTATCCGTCCAGCCACCATGACTATTAATAAAATCAATACTTTTTTCCAGGAGGTGACTCGATTTCGTTGTTGTCTCACTTTCAACATCTTCTGTTTTCACATAGGAAACGGTATTTGTTTCATTATTGATACTCAACAATGTAGTAGTATCCGTGTACTCTTCACCGAAAGAGCTATAATTCTTTGACACTACATTCGGATCGCTAAATAAGGCGCCACGAAGTTTTTCTGTTGATAAGTTCACCGTTAGGTGCTTATATAAGGCAATTTTTACAGGCTCTTTTCTAAGCATCGCAAAACTTTCCCGATTAATTGGTTCGTAAAGAGCAAACTTTTCATTCCCACTTATGTCCACTAAATAACGTTCTTTAAAGTCATTTATATAAGAGGCTGAAA containing:
- a CDS encoding two-component system regulatory protein YycI; translation: MDWSRIKTIFILSFFVLNIYLMNEFLKIRTATKYEYATNPSLENRLKADEITYNDLPKNLEKDKYLSTVPKVFTEEEVEMLIDTTLSGQTITIRSNQSIESELDIPLKVSSKGQPPELDTFLKGSVINGDQYRYWGRDDSENSITYYQQYQEKLFYKNPSGQITFKVNSDNEVVSYKQTFLGKIEELSEDERIIQPIKAIETLYENGYLPYGTKIERVEFGYYTLVRLTSSQVLTPAWRFVLYGGENLFVNAFEGQVIQLKDEENNWSE
- a CDS encoding YycH family regulatory protein yields the protein MKYETIKSIVLLILVVFSILLTWMLWTYQPNYDTLKESGNTVEEVSLGETKELSKIVRPERLFLHQGEKHYGTFDSFEIDQTMKELSLWGFSEFEDISELVKNIPSFIYDKNALELIFPDIVPLKEYRSALQLPSNDIPKSNFDRIVIDLEPETREGGVVYFISSKEHEVLRAYVSASYINDFKERYLVDISGNEKFALYEPINRESFAMLRKEPVKIALYKHLTVNLSTEKLRGALFSDPNVVSKNYSSFGEEYTDTTTLLSINNETNTVSYVKTEDVESETTTKSSHLLEKSIDFINSHGGWTDNYRYVGMDESEQVILFRLYDLNGYPIFGDNGISEILQMWNASGINKYFRSNFMLGRRLEATEITLPSGISVLEELKKVEDVDLDFLQDLTIGYHMSKVTETEITQNSLIYLEPAWYYKYNDEWKMVPSSENGGIKHGLE
- a CDS encoding MBL fold metallo-hydrolase — protein: MSLHFSILASGSTGNAIYVESEGQSFLVDAGHSGKQMEALFQKIDRDISKLSGLFVTHEHSDHIKGVGILARKYKLPVYANAKTWAAMNHLVGEIPVEQKFTFDMETVKSFGGVDIESFGVSHDAAEPMFYVFHHNGKKLVLITDTGYVSDRMKGIIQNADVYVFESNHDVQMLRMGKYPWSIKRRILSDVGHVSNEDAAIAMSEVAGDNTKRIYLAHLSQDNNMKDLAKMAVEQTLQSKGIIIGEQFDLYDTDPKVPTVLTAV
- a CDS encoding S1C family serine protease, whose protein sequence is MGYYDQDYETRYRKQKGNRGGYFLASLVGAILGVFLIVVALPRIGFDVLPYSTETDSDVEDGTTNNDAVRTENVSLNVVTDITKAVEKAGDAVVGITNLQTTSFWSETSSQEAGSGSGVIYKKADGKAYVVTNHHVIEGANSLEVTLSDGTKLEAKLRGSDVWTDLAVLEVDGSKIETVAEFGDSDALKIGEPVIAIGNPLGATFSGSVTQGIVSGLERAIPVDINQDGAIDWQAEVLQTDAAINPGNSGGALINISGQVIGINSMKIAQSSVEGIGLSIPIKSAEPIISDLEEFGEVKRPYMGIQLQSVNEVSAYHQKETLKLPEDVTSGVVIMTVDPNSPAEQAGLEDLDVIVEMDGDLIKDVIDLRKHLYNKKKVGDQLNIKFYRAGKLQETTMKLGGNTL